GAAGGGTCGGTCGGCTATTTCGATGCGGCGGATCCACTTGATGTTTGCGTTGCCTTCCCAGCCCGGCAATACAAGTCGGGCGGGATAGCCATGCGCCGGCCGGATAGGCTCCCCGTTTTGTGCATACGCAAGAATAGCATCATCCCAGCCTTTGTCCATCGGGACGCTCCGCGTCATCACTGCGGCGTCTGATCCTTCAGCCAAAAACCAGGTAGCTTTCGGGTCTGCCCCCACCTCACGAAACAGCGTAGACAGTTTTACACCCGTCCATTCACTTTGGCTGGTGAGTCCACAAATCTGGCCGGGCCGTGTTTCTTCAGGTGCCGTACTCCACAAGTTGCCCGAACATTCGAGGAAACAGATACGCGAGACCGCCGGAAAGCGCATCAAGTCGGCAAGCGTAAACTTCAGGGGTCGTTCGACCATCCCATGAATCAGCAATTCGTAGCGTGCCGGATCAATGGTTGGGATACCGCCATGATGACGCTCATAATGCAAGTCGGATGGTGTAATTGTCCCGTGCAGATACCCCAACGGGGTACGCGAAGACGTACTGGACGGATAACGCCCGGGCGTTTCAAAGGGTGACCGGGTACCTATCTCACTTGGCAATGGCCCTTGCACTTTGGTTGGATCATCAGGCGCTACGGGGCGAGCCTGGGGCGCCGTTTGTATCACGCGTCCGGATGCAGTTTGCGCAAGCACAACGCCAGAGCCGCCGGCCAAACCGGCAAGCAAAGCGCGACGCGTCAGTTTTTTCTCGGGCATGCGTTCGGGTCCGTTTGGGTTTTGGAGCGCCATAACTTTGGTATTTGCAAGATGGGTGGACGAAATGCAGGGCGATCCGGACTAATGAACCTGATCGTGCTGGAGGCGATCATCAGGCACAAAGAGCGGTTGGGCTGGCATTGCAACAGCCGGCAACGAAACAGCGTCCATTACTGCATCAGCGTCGACAAGGCCATTCAGGTGTAAGATATAAGCCGTGAGGGCGTACACGTCCTCATCAGCAAGCGAGCCGGGTGCGGGGTGCGGCATGGCCCTGCGAATGTAGTCGAAAAGGGTAGTGCTGTAGGGCCAGTAGCTGCCAACGGCTTTATGTCGGCGTGCGCCGAGGTCTTCATGCATCGTAAAAACATCATCGGGCAGCCGGCCAACAAGTCGATCATTCGGCCCTTCAACGCCTGTAGTCCCGTGGCATGCTGCACATTGTTGCTGATACAAAATGGCCCCTCCCGCTACAGTGCCAGCACCAACCGGCAATCCAGTACCGTCGGGCATAACATCTATATCCCATTGGGCAATTTCTTCTGCTGTTACTTCCCGACCAAAGCCAAACTGCTCAGGAAGTGAGGCCGCAGCGTCTTGTTGGACTGCTTGCGAATGGGGCGCAGCTGCAGGCGCATTACACGAGCTTAGCACAACACACAGGAAAAGCGGCAACCAACACGCGGCGCTGTACAGACAGGGCAGACGTTTCATGAACAATATGGGCAAGATGATGGGTATTGCACATGCCCAATAAACAGAAAAGCACGCTGATTTGCAGCGAATCATGCAAAAGTGCGTAGTCGAAATACTATGCGACAATAAAAAAGCCCGTCGAACTGACCGGGCCAAGATGAAGAATAATATGTAGCGTGGGATCAGCCCATGCGCTGGACATTTATCGCAGCCAATCCTTTGGGGGTTCGCTCTACTTCATACTCAACCTCCTCCCCATCACGGAGCCCCTCGTCCCAATCAAGGCCGCCAATATTGTTGCGATGTACAAATACGTCTTTGCCGCCTTCATCTGGCTCGATGAAGCCAAAGCCTTTCTCAGTGTTAAACCACTTTACTTTTCCCTTTGCCATAATAGTACGCTGAAATTCTTCACTGGCGTAAAACAATCTACATGTAGAAGAACCTCACAGCCTCTCGGGTCAGCACAGTTTCGCGACAGTGAGTTTAAAAAAGGTGATGAATTATGAACAACGTGTTAAGATCAAAGTGGTTCGCAATTAATTTCTGGATTTTGAAAATACTTTCAAAAAAAGTGCAATACAGCTGATTACACCTTTTCCACGTTATTACCAAACTTGATGAAAGCAGGGCAGATGCCGTGAAAGACTCGAGGATACAGCAGCGTTATCAACCGACTTTTCTTGATTGGCAACTCGCTGTTTGTTGTGCTTATTGGGTTCCAGGAAGTACCTTAGATTTATTGTCGTTTCCGCTTTTCTTTCCGCGTTACGCTTCATGGAATCTCCAGAACAACCTGCTGCACAACAAAAGCATGCCGGCAACACATTACAGGTGCTCGCCAATGTATTAACAATCTTTGTCGCGCTTGCAGCCATTGGGCTTTCGATATGGGAAGGTAGAGAAAATCGCCGCTACAACCGGCTCTCTGTGCTGCCACATCTTGAATCTTCTCAGGAAGTGCTTCAAGAAGCGAGTAAGCGCAGGTTTACCATTACCTATGGCCTGCAAAACACGGGACTCGGGCCGGCGGTCATTAAAAACTTGTACGTTTACCGTGATGGCGAAGAAATCTTCGAGGCCACCACAGAAGGCAAACTGTTCAGTTTTTCTGGATTTCTTGAAGACGTAAACGCGCTTCCCTTTCAAGTCGGCTCGTTTGTGCAATCGCGTGGTACAGGTGACCTGCTGGCCGTAAATGACCTGCACCTCTTGTTTCGGCTCCATACTCCGGAAGGAGATTCAGCCTCTGAATGGCCGCCGGCAGTTCTAAAAAAGGAAGTGCTGGATCGCTACAGCTTTCTGTTTTGCTACTGCTCGGTATATGATGAGCATTGCAGAGATGTAACGGTAGGGGTTGCGCCACCTGAGCGTGCCCAGTGCTCTTTTTGATATCCGAGGGGGATTGCAGATGATGCAGGACCTCTAACAACACCCATCCTGCTTAAACCAGGTACCAAAAATCTCTAAAACAAGAAAGCCTGGTCCGAAGACCAGGCTTTTTGTAATAAACTTGTATGTACAATCCGTCTTAGTTTACCCGCTGTACGTTCATAGCGGCCAAACCTTTGGGTGTGCGCTCAACTTCATATTCTACTTCTTCACCGTCGCGAAGACCATCATCCCAACCAAGTCCATCAACGTTGTTACGATGTACAAAAACGTCTTTGCTACCATCGTTAGGTTCAATAAAGCCGAAGCCTTTTTCAACATTGAACCATTTTACTTTACCTTGTGCCATATTATTGTTTGAAATTCTTCACAAAACTATTTGCTAAATGAACCGAAATTGTGTCGATTCGTGCTATTAAAACGCCAAATCGACTGCGCTATCTGTTGCCCGCAATTCAGTCTATAAAACAGATAAACAGGGTAGCCGTACAGTAAAGCATCAGTATTATCGTCAACAACGTTCGGTGAAACGAAATACAATAGACAATTCCCGATACAAATCTTGTCTGCGCCCAGATTCAATAGCCCTGTACTCGTGTTAGCCCTGTTCATGCTTACAGGCTGTTTTGAAGGTGCGCCCCGCAACAATCCATTGGATCCACAGGGTGAGAACTTTCAGGATGCCGGCGGCCTCACGGTAGAGGTAACAACGTTCTATGCTCCAAGGCAAGGACTCGATGATGTAACGGTAGAGACTGACCCTGGTAATTTTACCGGCCAAACAGATGCCAACGGCGAGGTGTTCATCCCAAATCTCGCCTCCGGCACCTATACGATAAAAGCATCGCGCGAAGGCTATGCCGCACAAATGGCGACCATCAACATAACTGCCGGCGAGTTTTCCACAACGGCACTTGCACTGCCTGGCCTACCCGAATTTCAAAAAATACAGGTCAACACAGTTCATATCAGCAGATGGTGGCCGCCGCCGCAAGAGCTTTTCCGCCTGAACGTGAATGTTACGCTTGACGACCGGGATGGGCTGGCTGACCTGGAAGAAGTTTGGCTTGAAATCCCCTCGTTCGACTACCGCACAACCCTGTCGCCCCAAACAACACCCGGTAGCTTTAGCCGGCTAATTCAAGGGGACAGCCTGCCGGCAGCCTTGCCGGCGCTACTCGGTCAAGACATGTTTTTGTACGCCCGCGACCGATCTGCAACCATCAGCCAATCGGAAAAACAAGCCATATTTCGTGTAATTGAAACCTCCCCACTTGCCGTTTCGCCGAGAGACCTGGGTTTACTCGACAACAATGCGCCGGCCTTGTCCTGGGAGGCAACTGCAATAAATTTCCCGTTTACCTACACGGTAGACGTTGTACGGGTTGATAACAACATCCAGAACCTGGTTCGGTCTATTCCAGATATTTCATCAGACAGCACCTCGATCCAGGTTGATGCCCTGGAGACTGGAGAGTACTTTTGGACCGTTTCCATTGTTGACGCCTTTGGCAACTCTAGTAGGTCCCGTGAAGCAGGTTTTCGAATTCCTTGAATATGCCAGAGCAAACACCCATATCCTCACATTCCCTTGATGCGCTCTTTGAGATTGCACTGACGCTG
This is a stretch of genomic DNA from Bacteroidota bacterium. It encodes these proteins:
- the soxC gene encoding sulfite dehydrogenase; translation: MALQNPNGPERMPEKKLTRRALLAGLAGGSGVVLAQTASGRVIQTAPQARPVAPDDPTKVQGPLPSEIGTRSPFETPGRYPSSTSSRTPLGYLHGTITPSDLHYERHHGGIPTIDPARYELLIHGMVERPLKFTLADLMRFPAVSRICFLECSGNLWSTAPEETRPGQICGLTSQSEWTGVKLSTLFREVGADPKATWFLAEGSDAAVMTRSVPMDKGWDDAILAYAQNGEPIRPAHGYPARLVLPGWEGNANIKWIRRIEIADRPFMTREETSKYSEPVKGGKIRQFSFIMDARSIITFPAYPAVIEPGWVEIRGIAWSGRGRITRVEVSTNGGKMWQPTELQGPVLDKAHTRFRLLWHWDGSPTEIMSRAIDETGYVQPTRKALIEARGIGAVPYHLNPITAWQIKKSGDVLFRAEPWG
- a CDS encoding cold shock domain-containing protein — protein: MAKGKVKWFNTEKGFGFIEPDEGGKDVFVHRNNIGGLDWDEGLRDGEEVEYEVERTPKGLAAINVQRMG
- a CDS encoding cytochrome c, whose translation is MKRLPCLYSAACWLPLFLCVVLSSCNAPAAAPHSQAVQQDAAASLPEQFGFGREVTAEEIAQWDIDVMPDGTGLPVGAGTVAGGAILYQQQCAACHGTTGVEGPNDRLVGRLPDDVFTMHEDLGARRHKAVGSYWPYSTTLFDYIRRAMPHPAPGSLADEDVYALTAYILHLNGLVDADAVMDAVSLPAVAMPAQPLFVPDDRLQHDQVH
- a CDS encoding cold shock domain-containing protein is translated as MAQGKVKWFNVEKGFGFIEPNDGSKDVFVHRNNVDGLGWDDGLRDGEEVEYEVERTPKGLAAMNVQRVN
- a CDS encoding carboxypeptidase-like regulatory domain-containing protein: MSAPRFNSPVLVLALFMLTGCFEGAPRNNPLDPQGENFQDAGGLTVEVTTFYAPRQGLDDVTVETDPGNFTGQTDANGEVFIPNLASGTYTIKASREGYAAQMATINITAGEFSTTALALPGLPEFQKIQVNTVHISRWWPPPQELFRLNVNVTLDDRDGLADLEEVWLEIPSFDYRTTLSPQTTPGSFSRLIQGDSLPAALPALLGQDMFLYARDRSATISQSEKQAIFRVIETSPLAVSPRDLGLLDNNAPALSWEATAINFPFTYTVDVVRVDNNIQNLVRSIPDISSDSTSIQVDALETGEYFWTVSIVDAFGNSSRSREAGFRIP